A window from Flavobacteriales bacterium encodes these proteins:
- a CDS encoding insulinase family protein, with translation MKSKLTIILILVALAWIGYNVNKNMNKLENSYEKVQNDPMNARIYTLDNGLKVYLSVYKDAPRVQTYIAVRAGSKNDPADATGLAHYLEHMLFKGTDKYGSLDYAKEEPMLKEIEALYEEYRQIDMNDTENRDRVWAQIDSISGEAAKFAIANEYDKMVSNIGAKGTNAYTSAEATVYVNDIPSNQLEKWLDIESERFRMPVFRLFHTELEAVYEEKNRGLDSDGRKMFEALLEGLFQKHTYGTQTTIGTIEHLKNPSLSEIRKYFNKNYVPNNMAICMSGDFNPDSVINWVNQKFGAYERKDDPEFAPGVEEPISEPIIKDVFGPETERIYLGYRFPGVKDRETQVMRIIDMVLSNSQAGLIDLNLNQQQKVLQASCFPYILSDYSTHILYGSPKQGQSLDELKDLLIAEVEKVKNGDFPDWLLPAIISDMKLSKIKVYESNSSRANEFVQSFIQRIEWKDYVKEMEVLESITKEEVMEVAKKYYQDNYVYVRKNLGEDTGVIKVSKPAITPVEVNRDSQSEFLSKIFEEEVPNIEPDFLDYESDIKQADIGVPLLYMQNKENSRFKLFYISDRGKNHSKKLSMAIDYLNFLGTEDMSPAKKKEEFYKLGCELSVSSQNEQSYISLTGLDDNFEESVKLFEKLLANVVANEEALENLKMNTLKKRADAKLNKQTILYSGMSNYAKYGPVNPFTNTLSDEEIMAITSDELIDIIRNLTSYEHRVLYYGPKSFEETEKSIAELHPIPSELNPIQEVEDFKELDINKTSVYVIDYDMKQAEILMVAKGQAFNAEKMPLIKLHNEYFGGSMGSIVFQTLRESKALAYSVYSAYSTPRENDKSHYVTAYIGTQADKLAEAMVGMKELLTTIPEAEANLENAKEAVIQKIRTERITKDRVLFNYESAKRLGYDYDSRKDIFDNINKFEMSDLTNFHNEHISGNDYTILVLGNKDDLNIDALKEYGDVKFLSLEDVFGY, from the coding sequence ATGAAATCCAAATTAACCATTATTCTTATTCTAGTCGCTTTAGCATGGATAGGATATAACGTCAATAAAAACATGAATAAATTAGAGAATAGCTACGAGAAGGTGCAAAACGATCCTATGAATGCCAGAATTTATACCTTGGACAATGGGCTTAAAGTTTACCTTTCAGTATATAAGGATGCTCCAAGAGTACAAACTTATATTGCTGTAAGAGCTGGTAGTAAAAATGACCCTGCCGATGCCACAGGTTTAGCACATTATCTAGAGCATATGTTGTTTAAGGGCACGGACAAATATGGATCTTTAGACTATGCTAAAGAAGAACCTATGCTTAAAGAAATAGAAGCTTTGTATGAAGAGTACCGTCAAATTGATATGAATGATACTGAAAATAGAGACAGAGTTTGGGCTCAAATTGATTCTATTTCTGGAGAAGCTGCCAAATTTGCTATCGCTAACGAATACGACAAAATGGTTTCTAACATAGGGGCTAAAGGAACCAATGCCTACACCTCTGCCGAGGCAACCGTTTATGTCAATGATATACCTTCCAATCAATTAGAAAAATGGTTAGACATAGAGTCTGAGCGTTTTCGTATGCCAGTCTTTCGTCTCTTTCACACTGAACTAGAGGCTGTTTACGAAGAAAAAAACAGAGGATTAGATAGCGACGGTCGTAAAATGTTTGAGGCATTATTAGAAGGTCTTTTCCAAAAACATACCTATGGAACACAAACTACCATAGGTACTATTGAGCACCTTAAGAATCCTTCTCTTTCGGAGATTAGAAAATATTTCAACAAAAACTATGTGCCAAACAATATGGCTATATGTATGTCAGGAGATTTTAACCCTGATTCGGTAATCAATTGGGTTAACCAAAAGTTTGGTGCTTATGAAAGAAAAGACGACCCAGAGTTCGCACCTGGCGTTGAAGAACCCATATCCGAACCAATTATAAAAGATGTTTTCGGTCCTGAAACAGAAAGAATTTACTTAGGCTATCGTTTCCCAGGCGTCAAGGATAGAGAAACACAAGTAATGCGAATTATTGATATGGTGTTAAGTAATAGTCAAGCAGGTCTTATTGACCTTAACTTGAACCAGCAACAAAAAGTACTTCAAGCCAGTTGTTTCCCATACATCCTATCAGACTACAGTACGCATATTTTATATGGTTCTCCAAAGCAAGGGCAATCTTTAGACGAATTGAAAGACTTGCTTATCGCCGAAGTAGAAAAAGTTAAAAATGGTGATTTCCCAGATTGGCTTTTACCAGCTATTATTAGCGATATGAAACTTTCAAAAATTAAAGTTTACGAAAGCAACTCAAGTAGAGCCAATGAATTTGTACAATCGTTTATTCAACGTATCGAATGGAAAGACTACGTTAAAGAAATGGAAGTACTAGAAAGTATTACCAAAGAAGAAGTCATGGAGGTAGCTAAAAAATACTACCAAGACAATTATGTTTATGTCCGTAAAAACTTAGGCGAAGATACTGGAGTTATTAAAGTAAGTAAACCTGCCATCACCCCTGTTGAAGTTAATAGAGATTCTCAATCGGAGTTCTTGTCTAAAATCTTTGAAGAAGAAGTGCCCAATATAGAGCCTGACTTCTTAGATTATGAAAGTGACATAAAACAAGCTGACATCGGCGTACCATTATTGTACATGCAAAACAAAGAAAATAGCAGATTTAAACTATTCTATATCAGCGATAGAGGCAAAAATCACAGCAAAAAACTAAGCATGGCTATTGACTACCTCAACTTCTTAGGTACTGAAGATATGAGTCCAGCTAAGAAAAAAGAAGAGTTTTATAAATTAGGTTGCGAATTATCGGTAAGTAGCCAAAACGAACAAAGCTACATCTCTTTAACAGGTCTTGATGATAATTTTGAAGAGTCTGTAAAGCTTTTCGAAAAATTACTTGCCAATGTAGTTGCCAATGAAGAAGCATTAGAAAACCTCAAAATGAATACCCTTAAAAAGAGAGCTGATGCTAAACTCAACAAGCAAACTATTCTTTACAGTGGTATGAGCAATTATGCCAAGTATGGTCCAGTCAATCCGTTTACTAATACGCTTTCTGACGAGGAAATAATGGCAATTACTTCAGACGAGTTGATTGATATTATCCGAAACTTGACTTCTTATGAGCACCGTGTTTTATATTATGGACCAAAATCATTCGAAGAAACAGAAAAAAGTATCGCCGAATTACACCCTATTCCTTCTGAATTGAACCCAATTCAAGAAGTAGAGGATTTTAAAGAATTGGACATCAACAAAACATCGGTTTATGTTATCGACTACGATATGAAACAAGCCGAAATATTAATGGTAGCTAAAGGTCAAGCATTCAATGCTGAAAAAATGCCTCTTATCAAACTTCATAACGAATACTTTGGTGGAAGTATGGGAAGTATTGTTTTCCAAACTTTACGTGAGTCTAAAGCTCTAGCTTATTCGGTATATAGTGCCTACAGTACACCTAGAGAAAATGACAAATCGCATTATGTAACTGCCTATATAGGAACTCAAGCCGATAAATTGGCAGAAGCTATGGTGGGCATGAAAGAACTGCTAACAACTATACCTGAAGCAGAAGCTAATTTAGAAAATGCTAAAGAGGCAGTCATTCAAAAGATTCGTACAGAACGTATTACCAAAGACCGTGTGCTTTTCAACTACGAATCGGCTAAAAGACTGGGCTACGATTACGACTCTAGAAAAGATATTTTTGACAATATCAACAAGTTCGAAATGTCAGACTTAACTAATTTCCACAACGAGCACATCAGTGGTAACGATTACACCATTTTAGTACTAGGAAATAAAGATGATTTAAACATCGATGCCCTGAAAGAATATGGCGATGTAAAATTCTTGTCTTTAGAAGACGTATTCGGATACTAA
- a CDS encoding isocitrate dehydrogenase (NADP(+)), which produces MSKIKVDNPVVELDGDEMTRIIWKFIKDKLILPYLDLDIKYYDLGMESRDNTDDQITVDAANAIKKYKVGIKCATITPDEARVEEFGLKKMWRSPNGTIRNIVGGTVFREPIICSNVPRLVPNWTKPICIGRHAFGDQYKATDTVIQGKGKLTMTFTPENGEEVSWEVYQYEGQGGVAMSMYNTDESIYGFARSCFNQALAKGWPLYLSTKNTILKAYDGRFKDIFEEVYQNEFKSAFDEAGLTYEHRLIDDMVAAALKWNGAFVWACKNYDGDVQSDTVAQGFGSLGLMTSTLVTPEGDVMEAEAAHGTVTRHYRQHQQGKKTSTNPIASIFAWTRGLAFRGKLDNNQALIDFCQTLENVCVETVESGVMTKDLALCIHGKDLNESHYVVTEEFLEALDKGLKAKMA; this is translated from the coding sequence ATGAGTAAAATAAAAGTTGACAACCCAGTAGTAGAATTGGATGGCGATGAAATGACGCGCATCATTTGGAAATTTATCAAAGACAAATTAATCCTTCCTTATCTTGATTTAGATATCAAATATTATGATTTAGGAATGGAAAGTCGAGACAATACAGATGACCAAATAACTGTTGATGCTGCTAATGCTATTAAGAAGTATAAAGTAGGTATCAAATGCGCTACCATTACTCCAGATGAAGCAAGAGTGGAAGAATTCGGACTTAAAAAAATGTGGCGCTCACCAAACGGTACTATAAGAAATATCGTAGGTGGTACTGTATTTAGAGAACCTATCATCTGCTCAAACGTACCACGATTAGTGCCTAACTGGACCAAACCTATCTGCATTGGACGTCACGCTTTTGGAGACCAATACAAAGCTACCGATACTGTAATCCAAGGCAAAGGTAAACTAACAATGACATTCACTCCTGAAAACGGAGAAGAAGTCAGCTGGGAGGTTTATCAATATGAAGGGCAAGGTGGTGTAGCTATGAGTATGTATAATACCGATGAATCTATCTATGGTTTTGCACGTTCTTGCTTTAATCAAGCACTAGCTAAAGGCTGGCCATTATATCTTTCCACAAAAAATACTATCCTAAAAGCTTACGATGGTCGTTTCAAAGATATCTTCGAGGAGGTATATCAAAATGAATTCAAAAGTGCTTTTGATGAGGCTGGACTAACTTACGAGCATCGTCTTATTGACGACATGGTTGCCGCTGCCTTGAAATGGAATGGCGCTTTTGTATGGGCTTGTAAAAATTATGACGGTGATGTTCAATCTGATACAGTAGCGCAAGGCTTTGGCTCACTAGGACTAATGACCTCAACACTAGTAACCCCTGAAGGCGATGTGATGGAAGCTGAAGCTGCTCACGGAACAGTAACTCGTCACTACAGACAGCACCAGCAAGGTAAAAAGACTTCTACTAACCCTATTGCCTCTATTTTTGCATGGACAAGAGGCTTAGCTTTTAGAGGTAAACTAGATAATAATCAAGCACTTATTGACTTCTGCCAAACTCTAGAGAATGTTTGTGTAGAAACTGTCGAAAGTGGTGTAATGACAAAGGATTTAGCTTTATGTATTCATGGCAAAGACTTGAACGAAAGTCATTATGTTGTTACAGAAGAGTTTTTAGAAGCTTTAGACAAGGGTTTAAAAGCTAAAATGGCTTAG
- a CDS encoding T9SS type A sorting domain-containing protein has translation MKKIILLISALSIMQMCVYAQNVGDTIVIESFNYSQTYGVNQWSPGIRDTIIDFSILPDQPIEKVLMLYNMRCKNNLVSNSSNRDQGCGEWDSSCNTYLHDSTRTDSVTYTHPNYVISNFSGTNFSYTSQEIYDLYQYEENTVTLNNILSENSYDLLNGNTSSNSTLNGSNKSGKSQYLYTANELIAAGFSAGEIDGIIVNANNSGTIHFLRLKLKSTSDNEILANNPITDGLSQVFFDDVFNFQVGENRLQFETPFEWNGTDNLIVEFSFTNSTPTNDIQLTSTPSNNLGIFTNNGYHINTSFGGNAEIPIDNLSSIQNEITVSFWANGIPNLMPTNTSIIEAIDSNGQRTLNFHLPWSNSNVYFDCGNSGNNYDRILKAASENEFEGQWNHWAFTKNTNTGSMKIYLNGIEWHNGNDKTKPININKIILGADKNGNLNYKGLIDELRIWDKELSQTEINAWKNINVDNTHPYYSNLKSYLKIDEGNSTQLTDESNSNIIAEGNSPHFWNFIRGNELNRFFSNDNNRPNITLLRGDYDLSVNQTSVYDSIMRQPNLVKNYTITQNIGTQIHDEVEVVSETFLWEATEQNVYDAITGNILSSNTISSEGTYTITDLEYQRRFPSKIEIMSFVTPYGLGLDLGPKGKTWTFDMTDFLPIFKGQKRMTMERGGQWMEDMDIKFLFILGTPPRDVIGFNQIWRPESRSYIHLESDRFFAPRETKLNPLAKYFKIRSSITGHGQEGEFIGRQHYININGGSSEFNWQVWKECAENPIYPQGGTWIYDRAGWCPGSPTDIQHYDITPMVSPGQNVTIDYGVLNASGTSNYIINNQLITYGDINFDLDASIVEVQEPSNRVEFSRNNSICHTPKVVIKNTGKTILTSLKIKYWVNNSTNPLTYNWTGNLKFDESEVVSLPSSLALWSSVNASDNVFYASVESPNGGQDEYEFNNTYKSKFDIPEVMPEELVIFFRTNNAAYESSWKILDSENNVILSRDNMSNGTLYKDTIELAYGCYTFRVDDSGDDGIDFWANNDGIGFCRLYKNGGSLVKNFEPDFGDNINFKFTVGSPLTYEQLNISEDISLYPNPTRNSFTIEGEDIEQADIIILDNLSRKVNLPLDRGYNKVKFDSKSLAKGMYLIQIKFNNSIQTKKLIIE, from the coding sequence ATGAAAAAAATTATCCTCCTTATCTCTGCATTATCTATAATGCAAATGTGTGTGTATGCTCAAAATGTAGGCGACACAATTGTCATCGAATCTTTTAACTATTCTCAAACCTACGGCGTTAACCAATGGTCTCCAGGTATTAGAGATACAATTATTGATTTTTCAATTTTACCAGACCAACCCATCGAAAAAGTGTTGATGTTGTACAACATGCGTTGTAAAAACAATTTAGTTTCCAATTCGAGTAATAGAGATCAAGGTTGTGGTGAGTGGGATTCGTCTTGCAATACTTACTTACACGACTCAACACGAACAGACTCAGTTACATATACTCACCCTAATTATGTCATTTCAAACTTTAGTGGGACAAATTTTTCTTACACCTCACAAGAAATTTACGACTTATACCAATATGAAGAAAACACTGTAACACTTAACAATATTTTATCAGAAAACAGTTACGACCTCCTCAATGGTAATACTAGTTCAAACTCTACTTTGAATGGCTCTAATAAATCAGGAAAATCACAATACTTATATACAGCGAATGAGCTTATAGCAGCTGGATTTTCTGCAGGCGAAATAGATGGAATTATAGTTAATGCCAATAACTCTGGCACTATACATTTTCTAAGGCTAAAATTGAAATCAACAAGCGACAATGAAATTTTAGCTAACAACCCAATAACAGATGGGCTTAGCCAAGTATTTTTTGATGATGTGTTTAACTTTCAAGTTGGTGAAAATAGACTTCAATTTGAAACCCCATTTGAATGGAATGGCACAGATAATCTTATCGTTGAATTCTCCTTTACAAACTCAACACCAACAAATGACATACAGCTAACAAGTACGCCTTCTAACAATTTAGGCATATTTACGAATAATGGCTATCATATCAATACATCTTTTGGTGGAAATGCAGAAATTCCAATTGACAACCTATCTTCTATTCAAAATGAAATTACCGTTTCTTTTTGGGCAAATGGAATTCCAAATTTAATGCCTACAAATACTTCCATTATTGAAGCTATTGATAGTAATGGTCAAAGAACATTAAATTTTCATTTGCCATGGAGCAACAGCAATGTATATTTTGATTGCGGTAATTCAGGAAATAATTATGATAGAATTTTAAAAGCTGCATCTGAAAATGAGTTTGAAGGACAGTGGAATCATTGGGCGTTTACTAAAAACACTAATACTGGATCTATGAAAATATACCTTAACGGTATAGAATGGCATAATGGAAATGATAAAACAAAACCTATAAACATTAACAAAATTATTTTGGGTGCTGATAAAAATGGCAATTTAAACTACAAAGGACTTATTGATGAACTAAGAATTTGGGATAAAGAACTATCACAAACAGAAATCAATGCTTGGAAAAATATCAATGTTGACAACACACATCCCTACTACTCAAACCTCAAATCCTACCTAAAAATAGATGAAGGCAATAGCACCCAACTAACAGATGAATCCAATAGCAATATCATAGCTGAAGGAAATTCACCACATTTTTGGAACTTTATAAGAGGAAATGAGCTCAATCGCTTTTTTAGTAATGACAACAACAGACCTAACATTACACTTTTAAGAGGCGATTACGATTTATCTGTTAATCAAACAAGCGTATATGACTCTATAATGAGACAACCTAATTTGGTAAAAAACTATACAATAACACAAAATATTGGCACTCAAATACACGATGAAGTTGAAGTCGTTTCTGAAACTTTCCTTTGGGAAGCAACTGAACAAAATGTGTATGATGCAATAACGGGCAATATATTATCAAGCAATACTATTTCTAGCGAGGGAACATACACCATAACCGACCTAGAATACCAAAGACGTTTTCCTTCAAAAATTGAGATTATGTCTTTTGTAACCCCCTATGGCTTAGGTCTAGATTTAGGTCCAAAAGGTAAAACATGGACATTTGATATGACCGACTTTTTACCCATTTTTAAAGGGCAAAAAAGAATGACTATGGAAAGAGGGGGGCAATGGATGGAGGATATGGATATAAAATTCTTATTTATTCTAGGGACACCTCCTAGAGATGTTATCGGATTTAATCAAATATGGCGACCTGAATCTAGGTCTTACATACATCTAGAAAGTGACCGATTCTTTGCTCCTAGAGAAACTAAATTAAATCCGTTAGCTAAATATTTTAAAATACGTTCTTCTATAACAGGACATGGTCAAGAAGGTGAATTTATAGGAAGACAACACTACATAAATATCAATGGTGGCAGTAGTGAATTTAATTGGCAAGTATGGAAAGAATGTGCTGAAAATCCTATCTATCCTCAAGGTGGAACATGGATTTACGATAGGGCTGGATGGTGCCCTGGCAGCCCAACGGACATTCAACACTACGATATTACACCTATGGTTAGCCCAGGTCAAAATGTAACTATAGATTACGGCGTATTAAACGCTAGCGGAACTTCCAATTATATAATAAACAATCAATTAATTACCTATGGAGATATCAACTTTGATTTAGACGCAAGTATTGTCGAGGTACAAGAGCCATCAAACCGAGTTGAATTTAGCCGTAATAATTCCATTTGTCACACTCCAAAAGTTGTAATAAAAAATACAGGAAAAACTATTCTAACCTCACTAAAGATTAAATATTGGGTAAATAACTCTACCAACCCTCTTACCTACAATTGGACAGGTAACTTAAAATTTGATGAAAGTGAAGTGGTAAGCTTGCCATCATCATTAGCCTTATGGTCAAGTGTAAATGCAAGTGATAATGTTTTTTATGCTAGTGTTGAATCGCCTAATGGAGGTCAAGATGAATATGAGTTTAATAATACATATAAATCAAAATTTGATATTCCAGAGGTAATGCCTGAAGAGTTAGTCATATTTTTTAGAACGAATAATGCAGCCTATGAAAGTAGTTGGAAAATACTAGATTCAGAAAATAATGTCATTTTATCAAGAGATAATATGAGTAATGGAACATTATATAAAGATACCATAGAATTAGCCTATGGATGCTACACATTTAGAGTCGATGATTCAGGTGATGATGGTATTGACTTTTGGGCTAATAATGACGGAATTGGTTTTTGTCGATTGTATAAAAATGGAGGGTCACTGGTCAAAAATTTTGAACCAGACTTTGGAGACAACATCAATTTTAAATTTACGGTTGGCTCACCCTTAACTTACGAACAGTTAAATATATCGGAAGATATTTCATTGTATCCAAACCCCACTAGAAATAGCTTTACAATTGAAGGAGAGGATATCGAACAAGCCGATATCATAATCTTGGACAATCTCAGTCGAAAGGTAAATCTGCCTTTAGACAGAGGTTATAACAAAGTCAAATTTGATTCAAAAAGCTTAGCAAAAGGAATGTATCTCATTCAAATTAAATTCAACAATAGTATTCAAACTAAAAAATTAATTATTGAGTAA